From the genome of Spinacia oleracea cultivar Varoflay chromosome 2, BTI_SOV_V1, whole genome shotgun sequence, one region includes:
- the LOC110786080 gene encoding jacalin-related lectin 3, protein MNISGSEVSHIAFGPWGGQRGNRWDDGIFSGVRQVVISTSLVGIHSIQFEYDKNGHAIWSDKHGGNSGTRTDQIKFDYPTQFLVSISGYCGSITEGGPVIVRSLSLETNRKRYGPFGIEQGAPFSLSISGEILVGFHGWSSKYLDSIGVYVKSHQQTRLLETQRMIPTTLSTHTSRVPEISKKVLSLGPWGGDGGKIFNDGIYTGVREVHITRSGGLVSIRVCYDQNGKVLWGRKHGGSGGLKLDKIVFDYPYERLTHITGSYGSTIMRGPTIIKSITFHTNKRSYGPFGNPQGFSFSTGSSGAIVGFHGRNGYFMDSIGVYGLESEPIFTQSYPDPYDMPSLKSSEVVWGVPRQPALHESGPWGGEGGKPWDDGVCTGVKKIILTKGDAICSIQFQYDQHGHSAWSAPHGIANGACTYHVAAFSGDAHRSLEI, encoded by the exons ATG AACATCAGTGGGAGCGAGGTAAGCCACATAGCATTTGGACCATGGGGAGGCCAAAGGGGGAATCGATGGGATGATGGAATCTTTTCCGGTGTAAGGCAAGTAGTGATCTCTACAAGTTTGGTTGGAATCCATTCCATCCAGTTTGAGTATGATAAGAATGGTCACGCGATTTGGTCAGACAAGCATGGCGGCAACTCTGGTACTAGGACTGATCAG ATCAAGTTTGACTACCCTACTCAATTCCTTGTCTCAATTAGCGGATATTGTGGCTCTATTACAGAAGGTGGTCCAGTAATTGTCCGATCACTTTCCTTGGAAACCAACAGGAAAAGATATGGACCTTTTGGTATTGAGCAGGGAGCTCCTTTCTCGCTATCTATAAGTGGTGAGATTTTAGTGGGTTTTCATGGATGGAGCAGCAAATACCTTGATTCTATTGGGGTTTATGTTAAGTCTCACCAGCAAACAAGACTTTTGGAGACGCAAAGG ATGATCCCTACTACCCTGTCTACCCATACAAGTAGAGTTCCTGAGATTAGCAAGAAAGTTCTGTCACTTGGACCGTGGGGAGGGGATGGTGGAAAGATATTCAATGATGGAATTTATACAGGGGTACGAGAAGTGCATATAACGCGATCAGGAGGGTTAGTATCAATTCGAGTTTGTTATGATCAAAACGGGAAAGTGCTTTGGGGGAGAAAGCATGGTGGATCTGGAGGACTCAAGCTTGATAAG ATTGTTTTCGACTATCCCTACGAAAGGCTGACTCATATAACAGGCTCCTACGGATCCACGATCATGCGAGGGCCTACAATCATCAAATCAATTACTTTCCACACCAACAAAAGGAGTTATGGACCATTTGGAAATCCACAAGGATTTTCATTTTCCACAGGCTCATCTGGTGCAATTGTTGGTTTTCATGGCAGAAATGGATATTTTATGGATAGCATTGGAGTCTATGGTCTAGAAAGCGAACCAATCTTCACTCAGTCTTATCCTGATCCTTATGACATGCCTAGCCTAAAGTCTTCTGAG GTTGTATGGGGAGTGCCTAGACAACCAGCTCTCCACGAATCAGGGCCATGGGGAGGTGAAGGAGGTAAGCCTTGGGATGATGGAGTGTGTACAGGGGTGAAGAAAATTATTCTAACAAAAGGAGATGCTATTTGCTCAATACAATTTCAGTATGATCAACATGGCCACTCTGCTTGGTCTGCTCCACATGGAATAGCCAACGGCGCCTGCACTTACCAT GTAGCTGCTTTTTCTGGAGATGCTCATAGGTCCCTGGAGATATGA
- the LOC110784974 gene encoding phytyl ester synthase 2, chloroplastic isoform X4, with amino-acid sequence MGTFGYADPEYVATGGSTTMQTCAYSNIFYGARAPVELDGLPRWIYSTATVTGSCALKERQCRLAYGIGDSVISSFSTRHRHRSRHSVVRLNLEGGELPLEDEQGYQAEVEHRQVRISESLKLYMHQFGFLTCNHNHTSDNDIKDTGMGTALGGGPRWFSPLDCRPSAPPCETKNFYSKPKEPLPLLLYLPGIDGTGIGLLRQHHKICQIFEVWCLHIPLVDRTPFSELVKLVEGTVRSEYKLSPNRPIYLIGESVGGCLALAVAANNPHIDLMLIVANPATSFGRSKLQLLKPLLASMPSQFFHGGDVMSMLKDAVLKIFPQPQVLEDIFEAFHTIISYYSVVTNILSVSTLLWKIEMFMTASAYANSRLHAVKAPTLILSSGKDRLLPSLEEGERLIRVLSNCDIRKFKDNGHFLFLEDGVDLVYTIKGTCFYRRGKILDCATAPVMLSTLENGEIVNGLAGFPCDGPTILVGCHLLAGVELIPLVSSIFEQKNIVVRGMAHPIIFTKPRDARYFDFSVYDPFKVMGAVPVSGLNLFKLLASKSHVLLYPGGMREAFHRKGEFYKLFWPEEPEFVRMAARFGAKIVPFGVVGADDMFENGVQILQLFADYHDLTKIPFIKDAIEAETNIGVKLRTERSGEVANQPAHLPIILPKVPGRLYYLFGKPIETEGRRHELMDKQNAQEMYEHVKSEVERSIAYLKERRDHDPYRYLIPRLLYQSIHGFTAQVPTFEL; translated from the exons ATGGGCACATTTGGGTATGCCGATCCAGAGTATGTTGCAACAG GAGGATCCACGACAATGCAGACATGTGCAtactctaacatattctacggAGCGAGGGCACCTGTAGAATTAGATGGTTTACCCCGTTGGATTTATTCTACAGCGACCGTGACTGGGTCATGTGCATTAAAAGAGAGGCAGTGCCGGCTTGCTTATGGTATTGGAGACAGTGTGATAAGCAGTTTCAGTACTAGACATAGGCATAGAAGCAGACACAGTGTGGTTAGACTGAACTTGGAAGGAGGGGAACTGCCACTGGAAGATGAGCAGGGCTACCAGGCAGAAGTTGAACATCGTCAAGTGAGGATTAGTGAAAGTCTCAAGTTATACATGCACCAATTTGGCTTTCTTACATGCAACCACAACCATACTTCTGATAATGATATTAAGGATACAGGTATGGGTACGGCTCTGGGTGGGGGACCAAGATGGTTTTCCCCGTTGGATTGCCGTCCAAGTGCTCCCCCCTGTGAAACTAAAAACTTCTACTCAAAGCCCAAAGAGCCACTCCCCCTGCTCCTTTATCTCCCTG GGATAGATGGAACTGGGATTGGACTTTTAAGGCAGCACCATAAAATTTGCCA GATATTTGAAGTTTGGTGCTTGCATATTCCCCTCGTGGATCGAACTCCATTTTCAG AACTAGTGAAGTTGGTTGAAGGCACTGTGAGGTCAGAGTATAAGCTGTCACCAAACAGGCCGATATATCTTATTGGAGAGAGTGTTGGAGGTTGCCTCGCATTAGCTGTGGCAGCTAATAATCCTCACATTGATCTTATGCTAATTGTGGCCAATCCAG CTACATCTTTTGGTAGATCAAAACTCCAATTATTGAAACCTTTGTTGGCATCAATGCCGAGCCAATTTTTTCATGGAG GTGATGTTATGAGCATGCTTAAGGATGCTGTGCTCAAAATATTTCCACAGCCACAAGTTCTTGAAGACATATTTGAAGCTTTTCACACTATAATATCCTACTATTCT GTCGTTACAAACATTTTATCAGTAAGTACGTTACTGTGGAAGATAGAAATGTTTATGACTGCTTCCGCCTATGCCAATTCGAGACTCCATGCTGTCAAAGCTCCAACCTTGATTCTTTCCAG TGGTAAAGATAGATTACTGCCAAGTCTAGAGGAAGGTGAAAGACTCATTCGTGTGTTGTCAAATTGTGATATTCGAAAGTTTAAGGACAACGGTCATTTCTTATTCCTG GAAGATGGTGTTGACTTGGTATATACAATTAAAGGGACCTGTTTCTACCGTCGTGGGAAAATCCTTGATTGTG CTACTGCACCTGTGATGTTATCAACCCTGGAAAATGGAGAGATTGTGAATGGGCTTGCAGGATTTCCTTGTGACGGACCAACAATACTGGTTGGTTGTCATTTGCTAGCTGGAGTGGAGTTGATTCCCCTGGTGTCCTctatttttgagcagaaaaacaTCGTTGTACGTGGAATGGCACACCCCATAATATTCACAAAGCCAAGAGATGCAAGATATTTCGATTTTTCAGTATATGACCCTTTCAAAGTTATGGGAGCTGTTCCTGTCTCTGGTCTTAATTTGTTCAAGTTGCTTGCTTCCAAATCACATGTTCTATTGTATCCTGGAGGTATGAGAGAGGCATTTCATCGCAAg GGTGAATTTTACAAGTTATTCTGGCCGGAAGAGCCTGAATTTGTTCGGATGGCAGCACGATTTGGAGCCAAAATTGTTCCTTTTGGGGTCGTGGGTGCAGATGATATGTTTGAA AATGGAGTTCAAATATTGCAGCTATTTGCAGATTATCATGATTTAACAAAGATTCCTTTCATCAAAGATGCAATTGAAGCAGAAACAAATATAGGTGTGAAATTGAG GACTGAGAGAAGTGGTGAAGTTGCAAACCAACCAGCACACCTTCCTATAATACTCCCGAAAGTTCCAGGACGTTTATACTACTTGTTCGGGAAGCCAATAGAAACAGAAG GGAGAAGGCACGAGCTAATGGACAAGCAGAATGCTCAAGAAATGTATGAACATGTCAAGTCTGAGGTTGAAAGATCGATTGCTTATTTGAAGGAGAGACGAGACCACGATCCATATAGATATTTAATTCCCCGATTGCTATATCAATCTATTCATGGCTTCACCGCACAAGTACCAACATTTGAACTTTAA
- the LOC110784974 gene encoding phytyl ester synthase 2, chloroplastic isoform X2, with the protein MGTFGYADPEYVATGGSTTMQTCAYSNIFYGARAPVELDGLPRWIYSTATVTGSCALKERQCRLAYGIGDSVISSFSTRHRHRSRHSVVRLNLEGGELPLEDEQGYQAEVEHRQVRISESLKLYMHQFGFLTCNHNHTSDNDIKDTGMGTALGGGPRWFSPLDCRPSAPPCETKNFYSKPKEPLPLLLYLPGIDGTGIGLLRQHHKICQIFEVWCLHIPLVDRTPFSELVKLVEGTVRSEYKLSPNRPIYLIGESVGGCLALAVAANNPHIDLMLIVANPATSFGRSKLQLLKPLLASMPSQFFHGGDVMSMLKDAVLKIFPQPQVLEDIFEAFHTIISYYSVVTNILSVSTLLWKIEMFMTASAYANSRLHAVKAPTLILSSGKDRLLPSLEEGERLIRVLSNCDIRKFKDNGHFLFLEDGVDLVYTIKGTCFYRRGKILDCGKDYVPPTPSEFRRGVRQYWLFGPATAPVMLSTLENGEIVNGLAGFPCDGPTILVGCHLLAGVELIPLVSSIFEQKNIVVRGMAHPIIFTKPRDARYFDFSVYDPFKVMGAVPVSGLNLFKLLASKSHVLLYPGGMREAFHRKGEFYKLFWPEEPEFVRMAARFGAKIVPFGVVGADDMFELFADYHDLTKIPFIKDAIEAETNIGVKLRTERSGEVANQPAHLPIILPKVPGRLYYLFGKPIETEGRRHELMDKQNAQEMYEHVKSEVERSIAYLKERRDHDPYRYLIPRLLYQSIHGFTAQVPTFEL; encoded by the exons ATGGGCACATTTGGGTATGCCGATCCAGAGTATGTTGCAACAG GAGGATCCACGACAATGCAGACATGTGCAtactctaacatattctacggAGCGAGGGCACCTGTAGAATTAGATGGTTTACCCCGTTGGATTTATTCTACAGCGACCGTGACTGGGTCATGTGCATTAAAAGAGAGGCAGTGCCGGCTTGCTTATGGTATTGGAGACAGTGTGATAAGCAGTTTCAGTACTAGACATAGGCATAGAAGCAGACACAGTGTGGTTAGACTGAACTTGGAAGGAGGGGAACTGCCACTGGAAGATGAGCAGGGCTACCAGGCAGAAGTTGAACATCGTCAAGTGAGGATTAGTGAAAGTCTCAAGTTATACATGCACCAATTTGGCTTTCTTACATGCAACCACAACCATACTTCTGATAATGATATTAAGGATACAGGTATGGGTACGGCTCTGGGTGGGGGACCAAGATGGTTTTCCCCGTTGGATTGCCGTCCAAGTGCTCCCCCCTGTGAAACTAAAAACTTCTACTCAAAGCCCAAAGAGCCACTCCCCCTGCTCCTTTATCTCCCTG GGATAGATGGAACTGGGATTGGACTTTTAAGGCAGCACCATAAAATTTGCCA GATATTTGAAGTTTGGTGCTTGCATATTCCCCTCGTGGATCGAACTCCATTTTCAG AACTAGTGAAGTTGGTTGAAGGCACTGTGAGGTCAGAGTATAAGCTGTCACCAAACAGGCCGATATATCTTATTGGAGAGAGTGTTGGAGGTTGCCTCGCATTAGCTGTGGCAGCTAATAATCCTCACATTGATCTTATGCTAATTGTGGCCAATCCAG CTACATCTTTTGGTAGATCAAAACTCCAATTATTGAAACCTTTGTTGGCATCAATGCCGAGCCAATTTTTTCATGGAG GTGATGTTATGAGCATGCTTAAGGATGCTGTGCTCAAAATATTTCCACAGCCACAAGTTCTTGAAGACATATTTGAAGCTTTTCACACTATAATATCCTACTATTCT GTCGTTACAAACATTTTATCAGTAAGTACGTTACTGTGGAAGATAGAAATGTTTATGACTGCTTCCGCCTATGCCAATTCGAGACTCCATGCTGTCAAAGCTCCAACCTTGATTCTTTCCAG TGGTAAAGATAGATTACTGCCAAGTCTAGAGGAAGGTGAAAGACTCATTCGTGTGTTGTCAAATTGTGATATTCGAAAGTTTAAGGACAACGGTCATTTCTTATTCCTG GAAGATGGTGTTGACTTGGTATATACAATTAAAGGGACCTGTTTCTACCGTCGTGGGAAAATCCTTGATTGTGGTAAAGATTATGTGCCACCAACCCCTTCCGAATTTAGAAGAGGGGTACGCCAGTATTG GTTGTTTGGTCCAGCTACTGCACCTGTGATGTTATCAACCCTGGAAAATGGAGAGATTGTGAATGGGCTTGCAGGATTTCCTTGTGACGGACCAACAATACTGGTTGGTTGTCATTTGCTAGCTGGAGTGGAGTTGATTCCCCTGGTGTCCTctatttttgagcagaaaaacaTCGTTGTACGTGGAATGGCACACCCCATAATATTCACAAAGCCAAGAGATGCAAGATATTTCGATTTTTCAGTATATGACCCTTTCAAAGTTATGGGAGCTGTTCCTGTCTCTGGTCTTAATTTGTTCAAGTTGCTTGCTTCCAAATCACATGTTCTATTGTATCCTGGAGGTATGAGAGAGGCATTTCATCGCAAg GGTGAATTTTACAAGTTATTCTGGCCGGAAGAGCCTGAATTTGTTCGGATGGCAGCACGATTTGGAGCCAAAATTGTTCCTTTTGGGGTCGTGGGTGCAGATGATATGTTTGAA CTATTTGCAGATTATCATGATTTAACAAAGATTCCTTTCATCAAAGATGCAATTGAAGCAGAAACAAATATAGGTGTGAAATTGAG GACTGAGAGAAGTGGTGAAGTTGCAAACCAACCAGCACACCTTCCTATAATACTCCCGAAAGTTCCAGGACGTTTATACTACTTGTTCGGGAAGCCAATAGAAACAGAAG GGAGAAGGCACGAGCTAATGGACAAGCAGAATGCTCAAGAAATGTATGAACATGTCAAGTCTGAGGTTGAAAGATCGATTGCTTATTTGAAGGAGAGACGAGACCACGATCCATATAGATATTTAATTCCCCGATTGCTATATCAATCTATTCATGGCTTCACCGCACAAGTACCAACATTTGAACTTTAA
- the LOC110784974 gene encoding phytyl ester synthase 2, chloroplastic isoform X1 produces the protein MGTFGYADPEYVATGGSTTMQTCAYSNIFYGARAPVELDGLPRWIYSTATVTGSCALKERQCRLAYGIGDSVISSFSTRHRHRSRHSVVRLNLEGGELPLEDEQGYQAEVEHRQVRISESLKLYMHQFGFLTCNHNHTSDNDIKDTGMGTALGGGPRWFSPLDCRPSAPPCETKNFYSKPKEPLPLLLYLPGIDGTGIGLLRQHHKICQIFEVWCLHIPLVDRTPFSELVKLVEGTVRSEYKLSPNRPIYLIGESVGGCLALAVAANNPHIDLMLIVANPATSFGRSKLQLLKPLLASMPSQFFHGGDVMSMLKDAVLKIFPQPQVLEDIFEAFHTIISYYSVVTNILSVSTLLWKIEMFMTASAYANSRLHAVKAPTLILSSGKDRLLPSLEEGERLIRVLSNCDIRKFKDNGHFLFLEDGVDLVYTIKGTCFYRRGKILDCGKDYVPPTPSEFRRGVRQYWLFGPATAPVMLSTLENGEIVNGLAGFPCDGPTILVGCHLLAGVELIPLVSSIFEQKNIVVRGMAHPIIFTKPRDARYFDFSVYDPFKVMGAVPVSGLNLFKLLASKSHVLLYPGGMREAFHRKGEFYKLFWPEEPEFVRMAARFGAKIVPFGVVGADDMFENGVQILQLFADYHDLTKIPFIKDAIEAETNIGVKLRTERSGEVANQPAHLPIILPKVPGRLYYLFGKPIETEGRRHELMDKQNAQEMYEHVKSEVERSIAYLKERRDHDPYRYLIPRLLYQSIHGFTAQVPTFEL, from the exons ATGGGCACATTTGGGTATGCCGATCCAGAGTATGTTGCAACAG GAGGATCCACGACAATGCAGACATGTGCAtactctaacatattctacggAGCGAGGGCACCTGTAGAATTAGATGGTTTACCCCGTTGGATTTATTCTACAGCGACCGTGACTGGGTCATGTGCATTAAAAGAGAGGCAGTGCCGGCTTGCTTATGGTATTGGAGACAGTGTGATAAGCAGTTTCAGTACTAGACATAGGCATAGAAGCAGACACAGTGTGGTTAGACTGAACTTGGAAGGAGGGGAACTGCCACTGGAAGATGAGCAGGGCTACCAGGCAGAAGTTGAACATCGTCAAGTGAGGATTAGTGAAAGTCTCAAGTTATACATGCACCAATTTGGCTTTCTTACATGCAACCACAACCATACTTCTGATAATGATATTAAGGATACAGGTATGGGTACGGCTCTGGGTGGGGGACCAAGATGGTTTTCCCCGTTGGATTGCCGTCCAAGTGCTCCCCCCTGTGAAACTAAAAACTTCTACTCAAAGCCCAAAGAGCCACTCCCCCTGCTCCTTTATCTCCCTG GGATAGATGGAACTGGGATTGGACTTTTAAGGCAGCACCATAAAATTTGCCA GATATTTGAAGTTTGGTGCTTGCATATTCCCCTCGTGGATCGAACTCCATTTTCAG AACTAGTGAAGTTGGTTGAAGGCACTGTGAGGTCAGAGTATAAGCTGTCACCAAACAGGCCGATATATCTTATTGGAGAGAGTGTTGGAGGTTGCCTCGCATTAGCTGTGGCAGCTAATAATCCTCACATTGATCTTATGCTAATTGTGGCCAATCCAG CTACATCTTTTGGTAGATCAAAACTCCAATTATTGAAACCTTTGTTGGCATCAATGCCGAGCCAATTTTTTCATGGAG GTGATGTTATGAGCATGCTTAAGGATGCTGTGCTCAAAATATTTCCACAGCCACAAGTTCTTGAAGACATATTTGAAGCTTTTCACACTATAATATCCTACTATTCT GTCGTTACAAACATTTTATCAGTAAGTACGTTACTGTGGAAGATAGAAATGTTTATGACTGCTTCCGCCTATGCCAATTCGAGACTCCATGCTGTCAAAGCTCCAACCTTGATTCTTTCCAG TGGTAAAGATAGATTACTGCCAAGTCTAGAGGAAGGTGAAAGACTCATTCGTGTGTTGTCAAATTGTGATATTCGAAAGTTTAAGGACAACGGTCATTTCTTATTCCTG GAAGATGGTGTTGACTTGGTATATACAATTAAAGGGACCTGTTTCTACCGTCGTGGGAAAATCCTTGATTGTGGTAAAGATTATGTGCCACCAACCCCTTCCGAATTTAGAAGAGGGGTACGCCAGTATTG GTTGTTTGGTCCAGCTACTGCACCTGTGATGTTATCAACCCTGGAAAATGGAGAGATTGTGAATGGGCTTGCAGGATTTCCTTGTGACGGACCAACAATACTGGTTGGTTGTCATTTGCTAGCTGGAGTGGAGTTGATTCCCCTGGTGTCCTctatttttgagcagaaaaacaTCGTTGTACGTGGAATGGCACACCCCATAATATTCACAAAGCCAAGAGATGCAAGATATTTCGATTTTTCAGTATATGACCCTTTCAAAGTTATGGGAGCTGTTCCTGTCTCTGGTCTTAATTTGTTCAAGTTGCTTGCTTCCAAATCACATGTTCTATTGTATCCTGGAGGTATGAGAGAGGCATTTCATCGCAAg GGTGAATTTTACAAGTTATTCTGGCCGGAAGAGCCTGAATTTGTTCGGATGGCAGCACGATTTGGAGCCAAAATTGTTCCTTTTGGGGTCGTGGGTGCAGATGATATGTTTGAA AATGGAGTTCAAATATTGCAGCTATTTGCAGATTATCATGATTTAACAAAGATTCCTTTCATCAAAGATGCAATTGAAGCAGAAACAAATATAGGTGTGAAATTGAG GACTGAGAGAAGTGGTGAAGTTGCAAACCAACCAGCACACCTTCCTATAATACTCCCGAAAGTTCCAGGACGTTTATACTACTTGTTCGGGAAGCCAATAGAAACAGAAG GGAGAAGGCACGAGCTAATGGACAAGCAGAATGCTCAAGAAATGTATGAACATGTCAAGTCTGAGGTTGAAAGATCGATTGCTTATTTGAAGGAGAGACGAGACCACGATCCATATAGATATTTAATTCCCCGATTGCTATATCAATCTATTCATGGCTTCACCGCACAAGTACCAACATTTGAACTTTAA
- the LOC110784974 gene encoding phytyl ester synthase 2, chloroplastic isoform X3, whose amino-acid sequence MQTCAYSNIFYGARAPVELDGLPRWIYSTATVTGSCALKERQCRLAYGIGDSVISSFSTRHRHRSRHSVVRLNLEGGELPLEDEQGYQAEVEHRQVRISESLKLYMHQFGFLTCNHNHTSDNDIKDTGMGTALGGGPRWFSPLDCRPSAPPCETKNFYSKPKEPLPLLLYLPGIDGTGIGLLRQHHKICQIFEVWCLHIPLVDRTPFSELVKLVEGTVRSEYKLSPNRPIYLIGESVGGCLALAVAANNPHIDLMLIVANPATSFGRSKLQLLKPLLASMPSQFFHGGDVMSMLKDAVLKIFPQPQVLEDIFEAFHTIISYYSVVTNILSVSTLLWKIEMFMTASAYANSRLHAVKAPTLILSSGKDRLLPSLEEGERLIRVLSNCDIRKFKDNGHFLFLEDGVDLVYTIKGTCFYRRGKILDCGKDYVPPTPSEFRRGVRQYWLFGPATAPVMLSTLENGEIVNGLAGFPCDGPTILVGCHLLAGVELIPLVSSIFEQKNIVVRGMAHPIIFTKPRDARYFDFSVYDPFKVMGAVPVSGLNLFKLLASKSHVLLYPGGMREAFHRKGEFYKLFWPEEPEFVRMAARFGAKIVPFGVVGADDMFENGVQILQLFADYHDLTKIPFIKDAIEAETNIGVKLRTERSGEVANQPAHLPIILPKVPGRLYYLFGKPIETEGRRHELMDKQNAQEMYEHVKSEVERSIAYLKERRDHDPYRYLIPRLLYQSIHGFTAQVPTFEL is encoded by the exons ATGCAGACATGTGCAtactctaacatattctacggAGCGAGGGCACCTGTAGAATTAGATGGTTTACCCCGTTGGATTTATTCTACAGCGACCGTGACTGGGTCATGTGCATTAAAAGAGAGGCAGTGCCGGCTTGCTTATGGTATTGGAGACAGTGTGATAAGCAGTTTCAGTACTAGACATAGGCATAGAAGCAGACACAGTGTGGTTAGACTGAACTTGGAAGGAGGGGAACTGCCACTGGAAGATGAGCAGGGCTACCAGGCAGAAGTTGAACATCGTCAAGTGAGGATTAGTGAAAGTCTCAAGTTATACATGCACCAATTTGGCTTTCTTACATGCAACCACAACCATACTTCTGATAATGATATTAAGGATACAGGTATGGGTACGGCTCTGGGTGGGGGACCAAGATGGTTTTCCCCGTTGGATTGCCGTCCAAGTGCTCCCCCCTGTGAAACTAAAAACTTCTACTCAAAGCCCAAAGAGCCACTCCCCCTGCTCCTTTATCTCCCTG GGATAGATGGAACTGGGATTGGACTTTTAAGGCAGCACCATAAAATTTGCCA GATATTTGAAGTTTGGTGCTTGCATATTCCCCTCGTGGATCGAACTCCATTTTCAG AACTAGTGAAGTTGGTTGAAGGCACTGTGAGGTCAGAGTATAAGCTGTCACCAAACAGGCCGATATATCTTATTGGAGAGAGTGTTGGAGGTTGCCTCGCATTAGCTGTGGCAGCTAATAATCCTCACATTGATCTTATGCTAATTGTGGCCAATCCAG CTACATCTTTTGGTAGATCAAAACTCCAATTATTGAAACCTTTGTTGGCATCAATGCCGAGCCAATTTTTTCATGGAG GTGATGTTATGAGCATGCTTAAGGATGCTGTGCTCAAAATATTTCCACAGCCACAAGTTCTTGAAGACATATTTGAAGCTTTTCACACTATAATATCCTACTATTCT GTCGTTACAAACATTTTATCAGTAAGTACGTTACTGTGGAAGATAGAAATGTTTATGACTGCTTCCGCCTATGCCAATTCGAGACTCCATGCTGTCAAAGCTCCAACCTTGATTCTTTCCAG TGGTAAAGATAGATTACTGCCAAGTCTAGAGGAAGGTGAAAGACTCATTCGTGTGTTGTCAAATTGTGATATTCGAAAGTTTAAGGACAACGGTCATTTCTTATTCCTG GAAGATGGTGTTGACTTGGTATATACAATTAAAGGGACCTGTTTCTACCGTCGTGGGAAAATCCTTGATTGTGGTAAAGATTATGTGCCACCAACCCCTTCCGAATTTAGAAGAGGGGTACGCCAGTATTG GTTGTTTGGTCCAGCTACTGCACCTGTGATGTTATCAACCCTGGAAAATGGAGAGATTGTGAATGGGCTTGCAGGATTTCCTTGTGACGGACCAACAATACTGGTTGGTTGTCATTTGCTAGCTGGAGTGGAGTTGATTCCCCTGGTGTCCTctatttttgagcagaaaaacaTCGTTGTACGTGGAATGGCACACCCCATAATATTCACAAAGCCAAGAGATGCAAGATATTTCGATTTTTCAGTATATGACCCTTTCAAAGTTATGGGAGCTGTTCCTGTCTCTGGTCTTAATTTGTTCAAGTTGCTTGCTTCCAAATCACATGTTCTATTGTATCCTGGAGGTATGAGAGAGGCATTTCATCGCAAg GGTGAATTTTACAAGTTATTCTGGCCGGAAGAGCCTGAATTTGTTCGGATGGCAGCACGATTTGGAGCCAAAATTGTTCCTTTTGGGGTCGTGGGTGCAGATGATATGTTTGAA AATGGAGTTCAAATATTGCAGCTATTTGCAGATTATCATGATTTAACAAAGATTCCTTTCATCAAAGATGCAATTGAAGCAGAAACAAATATAGGTGTGAAATTGAG GACTGAGAGAAGTGGTGAAGTTGCAAACCAACCAGCACACCTTCCTATAATACTCCCGAAAGTTCCAGGACGTTTATACTACTTGTTCGGGAAGCCAATAGAAACAGAAG GGAGAAGGCACGAGCTAATGGACAAGCAGAATGCTCAAGAAATGTATGAACATGTCAAGTCTGAGGTTGAAAGATCGATTGCTTATTTGAAGGAGAGACGAGACCACGATCCATATAGATATTTAATTCCCCGATTGCTATATCAATCTATTCATGGCTTCACCGCACAAGTACCAACATTTGAACTTTAA